A stretch of DNA from Ricinus communis isolate WT05 ecotype wild-type chromosome 4, ASM1957865v1, whole genome shotgun sequence:
AGTTCCTAACAGACAGCTACGAGGAAAAACAAAAGActtgaacaaaagaaaaaaaaaaaaccaccTCCGCTTTTGCTTTAACAACTTTGGTCTTAACCAGCAACTAACTAACACCTTCTCTTCATTCTCGGCGCTGAAATGGCCGATTCCGAGGTGAAATTACTTCATTACCCTTCCATCAATCTACTCTATTCTCACTGTAACCACCACAACCACCTCCGCTTCTAACTACTTTTCTAGAAGAGGTGGAAATTTTGATGGTTTCATGTGGAATGGGGGTTGATGATGGTGATTTTTGTGTTTGtctgttttttttcttttggattcttactgttatttctcttttattcGCTTGGGCAGAAATTAACGGCGTTAAAGAAGGCTTACGCGGATATAATATTGAATTCGGCGAAAGAGGCGGCGGCAAGGATAATGGTGTCGGAGAGGAAAGCGCAGCGGTATCAGCGAGAGCTCTTCGCTGCAAAAGATGAGGCGTTGCGAATGCTTCTTAGACTCAAGCAGATGTTAGATTCTAAGGTTTAGCgcttttctttagttttacCTGCCCTTTTGCTTTTGATGAAAAAAGTGATTGGCTTTGATTTGGTTGTGGTGTTATTTTGTGGATTTTTGGccattaattgattttatttagttgTATGTTTTTCATTTTGCGTTTGATCAAGCACTGTATTGAAAGAATCTTTCGTATCAGTGAATGCTGTTTTGAATAGTCCCCTTGTCTTTGTTATGGTTGCATTGTTAATTGTTGTTTTTAACTTTGGTAATTGGCTTGTTCCAGAACATGATAAGCGTTAATTTGCATATTATAGTATCTCCTAGGCATACTTTTTTTTGGTATCTTGTACGCATACTGTTTGTCTTTGACAAGAGTGGCATAATATGGAACTTGAGTTAGTCTTAGTGCATAACTAAAGTTTTTGAATTTGTCACAAGTACAGTGCTGAgatatatgtaaatttattgCTTATAGCTCTTAATTCTGCTTATGAAATCCAGCATAGTGTTCATAATACAGTGTTTCGCCCATGAAAGGTGAGTTCCGAAATACAGCTGCCTTGTGAAGTTGATTGTAAGCTATGCTTTGACTACTTCTTCAAGTGCTAAAACTGTAGATTGTGTTAAGGCTGATCCTAGGTTTGAAAATCAACATCAGATTTTGTTATTCTCCAAGGACAATAAATTCTTTGTGAAGGGTTCTGATACATTGATCAAGAATTTGTTAAATATGGATTTAAACTCCAATAATggtcattttttttatgaaagcTAGGAACTTTCATGAGCCTTGGTATCTCTTGAGATAGACATCCACAATTTGACGACAGAGAACTGCCAGCTTTTGCAATTTGAGCATTTCTCAATGCTCATAAAGCTTTCTTCCTTCAGAATTGATACAAGTCATGGAATAATTCATTGGCCGTGTTATGACCATCATGCTGCGTGTTAGCCTTTTGTGTTTCTCTTGGACTCATTCATGTTACGGTACTATACTCCAAATGCACACAGTGTCGTAGGTACTAAGGATAGGATTAGCTCATGTTAAGTTTATTAGATCTAACTCTGTGAGGTAATCAAAGTTAGATGTTCTCTACTTCCCTTTGATTCTTTTAACCTGTTATGCTCACTCTACCTTTAgctgttttttaatatttaaaaaaaaatttgtttttctcagttcaatgtaattaatttagacaCTCCTTCATTGACTGAATCTTTATACTTCTAGGTCAGTGAAGCAGAAATGGCATCCTTGAATCAACAGAGAAGGATTGAAGAGCTAGAAGCACAACTTGGGGAAGCAGAGGATATAGTAAAAGACCTTAGATCAGAGTTAAGAGAATTGCAGGACGAATTGGAGAAGGTGGCAAACAGCCAGATGCGGCCTTTGGAAGAACAAAATCCTGAGGGTGAAAGGACTACTCTTGTAACTGCATTTGAGGAGAACAGACTCAGTACTTCTGGGTCTGTAATACCTTCAGGACCTGCCTCACAGTCTGACCCAGTTATAACTCTTGAAACAAAGAATTTGACTTTGAATGGGACATGTGCTGGCACTAGGTTGTATAGTGAAGGTGATTGCCGTAAAGACAATTGCTTTGTTTGCAATCCTGATTTTGCCTCCATAGTGATGAGAAGCAAAGAGCCTGAGCTGTATAGAAATGGGTGCACTCAGAGAATTCGTGCTTTTGAAAGGAGCCTGTTAGGTGGAAATCTGTCTCTTTCTGGGCAAGATGATGATGTTAAGAATCAGGTATTTATAAtagaagataaagaagataaagatATACGTAAACAACTCACTGCCAAGGTTGATAGAATTTGTGATGTTGAGAAAATTCCTGGTTTAGTCAAGGGTAACagcataagaaaaaaaagaagaaaaaacccGTCCGTTTCTGGACAAGCTGATGGTATAAAGAATCAGAAATCTATTAGAGAAGAAACGaaagataaatatatctttacATGTCTTCCTGTCAAGGCTGATAGTTGTTGTCATGGAGGATATATTCCAAGAagtctaaaaagaaaaagggctGCTAGATATAGGAGACACAGAGAGTATAGGAGTTTTCTTCATGAGGCTGTAGATAACAATGTTCAAACTGCAGAAGATTCTAGgaaaattgattatatatCTCTGAAGGATCCTCAGCCACCTGTGCTCCCAAAATCACCTTCAGATACAAATGAAAAGGTTAACCAATCAGGATCTTTCGAAGTTATTGGAAGAGAGGCAGAATTTGGCAGAACTTGTTCTTTTCAGAATATATCAAACAATGATAGTTTTCCAATAGATGAATTGCAGTTGGCTGGACGGGATGCTGGAACTGCAGAGTGTTCAGAGTTTCCAGCTAGCagaaatgattttcaaatagCCAGTGTATTACCATCAAACTCACATCTAAAAGAGCCTGGTACCATTGTAGCAGTTTCTCCTCACCCGCAGCCATTATTCAAGTACACATTccaaaggaaaaggaagaaggaattTCTAAGCAGCTCAGATGGTGAAACTTCTTTTGGTAATCACActttgaagaaaaagatggGGGAGAAACAAAGTGGTTCTCTGGAGTCAGACAATTCAAGCTTGATAGCTGAATCATCTAGAGATGATCGGAGGTTGGCACAGGTTGCTCGTCAGGTTGGTTAATATTTAGGTTTGCTTGTCTCCAAGTATACTTCTTTGTTTGCTTGTCTCTGGTTATCTGTCTGAATGTATgtttcatatttcttaatattgtaTCATTGTATTTTACATCGAATTTCAAGTGATAATGCTGCATATTAGGGCTAATTggaaaaacaaatataaatccAGTTCTGAAATAATCATGTCTATGCTCCAGCTTGGTTTGAATTGGTATGCTTTAGTCAACTTCTTGTTTCATATTTGCAGATAATGTTAAACCTGGAAATAGAAGACTTAGCAACTATCGACTGTCCTTGCAGGATACCCTGGTAGAGATTTTATAACTATTGGTGGGGAACTTATCCAATAGCTTAAAACTTTTAGGTAAAATAGTTTGTTTGATATGGTATCCGGGCATATGCTGTTAAATGGtcttg
This window harbors:
- the LOC8258136 gene encoding uncharacterized protein LOC8258136 isoform X2, with amino-acid sequence MADSEKLTALKKAYADIILNSAKEAAARIMVSERKAQRYQRELFAAKDEALRMLLRLKQMLDSKVSEAEMASLNQQRRIEELEAQLGEAEDIVKDLRSELRELQDELEKVANSQMRPLEEQNPEGERTTLVTAFEENRLSTSGSVIPSGPASQSDPVITLETKNLTLNGTCAGTRLYSEGDCRKDNCFVCNPDFASIVMRSKEPELYRNGCTQRIRAFERSLLGGNLSLSGQDDDVKNQVFIIEDKEDKDIRKQLTAKVDRICDVEKIPGLVKGNSIRKKRRKNPSVSGQADGIKNQKSIREETKDKYIFTCLPVKADSCCHGGYIPRSLKRKRAARYRRHREYRSFLHEAVDNNVQTAEDSRKIDYISLKDPQPPVLPKSPSDTNEKVNQSGSFEVIGREAEFGRTCSFQNISNNDSFPIDELQLAGRDAGTAECSEFPASRNDFQIASVLPSNSHLKEPGTIVAVSPHPQPLFKYTFQRKRKKEFLSSSDGETSFGNHTLKKKMGEKQSGSLESDNSSLIAESSRDDRRLAQVARQLISLSEKQWK
- the LOC8258136 gene encoding uncharacterized protein LOC8258136 isoform X1, with the translated sequence MADSEKLTALKKAYADIILNSAKEAAARIMVSERKAQRYQRELFAAKDEALRMLLRLKQMLDSKVSEAEMASLNQQRRIEELEAQLGEAEDIVKDLRSELRELQDELEKVANSQMRPLEEQNPEGERTTLVTAFEENRLSTSGSVIPSGPASQSDPVITLETKNLTLNGTCAGTRLYSEGDCRKDNCFVCNPDFASIVMRSKEPELYRNGCTQRIRAFERSLLGGNLSLSGQDDDVKNQVFIIEDKEDKDIRKQLTAKVDRICDVEKIPGLVKGNSIRKKRRKNPSVSGQADGIKNQKSIREETKDKYIFTCLPVKADSCCHGGYIPRSLKRKRAARYRRHREYRSFLHEAVDNNVQTAEDSRKIDYISLKDPQPPVLPKSPSDTNEKVNQSGSFEVIGREAEFGRTCSFQNISNNDSFPIDELQLAGRDAGTAECSEFPASRNDFQIASVLPSNSHLKEPGTIVAVSPHPQPLFKYTFQRKRKKEFLSSSDGETSFGNHTLKKKMGEKQSGSLESDNSSLIAESSRDDRRLAQVARQIMLNLEIEDLATIDCPCRIPW